A region of Solibacillus isronensis DNA encodes the following proteins:
- a CDS encoding chemotaxis protein CheD, which produces MIVTHSSEVIKVGIAQMDIVKVPKTIRTSGLGSCVGAVIYDDSKKVAGMVHVMLPDSSLNRTATMNAAKFADTGIAALVDLLKQEGAQRFKLKAKIAGGAQMFQFTADKDSMRIGPRNVEAVKAQLKELGIPLIAEDTGGNSGRTIEFNPETCMLQVRTVNKGVSEI; this is translated from the coding sequence ATGATAGTTACACATTCAAGCGAAGTGATTAAAGTAGGTATTGCGCAAATGGATATCGTAAAAGTTCCTAAAACAATCCGTACGTCGGGTTTAGGTTCTTGTGTTGGTGCAGTCATTTACGACGATTCCAAAAAAGTTGCCGGTATGGTCCATGTCATGCTGCCGGATTCTAGTTTAAATCGGACGGCAACAATGAATGCCGCAAAATTTGCCGATACAGGAATTGCTGCTTTAGTTGATCTTTTAAAACAAGAAGGAGCACAACGCTTTAAGCTGAAGGCGAAAATTGCGGGCGGGGCGCAAATGTTCCAATTTACAGCAGATAAAGATTCCATGAGAATTGGGCCCAGAAATGTGGAAGCTGTAAAAGCGCAGTTAAAAGAACTGGGTATACCGCTTATTGCTGAAGATACTGGCGGCAACAGCGGTCGGACTATCGAGTTTAACCCTGAAACATGCATGCTTCAAGTACGGACCGTCAATAAAGGAGTGAGTGAAATTTAA
- a CDS encoding multidrug transporter: MFGSIFYNFWAALLSFAVYFIAAIQNPYAMPLPTIGIALVIAVIAFGLMFLIRYFLGYVFYTPEAPVLSQSEEELPVVAEKTDKTKTVPQGDHTTMEVEDENTEEIAQVVRSMLQSDESLTR; encoded by the coding sequence ATGTTTGGTTCAATATTTTATAATTTTTGGGCAGCACTACTTTCATTCGCTGTTTATTTTATCGCTGCAATTCAAAATCCTTATGCGATGCCGCTGCCGACGATCGGCATAGCTTTGGTCATTGCTGTCATTGCATTTGGTTTAATGTTTCTTATCCGTTACTTCCTTGGATATGTATTTTATACACCGGAAGCACCTGTTTTGTCACAATCCGAAGAGGAACTTCCTGTAGTGGCGGAAAAGACGGATAAAACAAAGACTGTACCGCAAGGCGATCATACAACAATGGAAGTTGAAGATGAGAATACGGAAGAAATTGCGCAAGTCGTTCGTTCGATGCTTCAAAGCGATGAATCCCTTACACGGTAA
- a CDS encoding FliA/WhiG family RNA polymerase sigma factor codes for MTEQRHRDEQSLWVRWTKNRDPEAGDLLIKKFKPLVSYHVQRIAVGLPKNISRDDLMSLGMMGLFDALNKFDINRDLKFDTYASFRVRGAILDGLRKEDWLPRSAREKAKKLESQIESLEQKLMRHATPEEVAAHMNLPVEEVYQTFQEHFFSNVLSINEQLDQEESEGKSFVIRDDNTKTPEQQTVHVELLGDLAENIKKLNEKEQLVISLFYSEELTLTEIGEILELSTSRISQIHSKALFKLRKLLSSEMINT; via the coding sequence TTGACAGAACAAAGGCATAGAGACGAACAATCATTATGGGTTCGTTGGACAAAGAACCGTGATCCCGAAGCAGGCGATTTATTAATAAAAAAGTTTAAACCACTCGTATCGTATCATGTACAGCGTATTGCTGTAGGGCTTCCGAAAAATATTTCCAGAGACGACCTGATGAGTCTTGGGATGATGGGGCTGTTTGATGCGTTAAATAAATTTGATATAAACCGAGATTTAAAATTTGATACGTATGCTTCATTCCGTGTGCGTGGCGCTATTCTTGATGGTTTACGTAAAGAGGACTGGCTCCCGAGATCGGCGCGTGAAAAAGCAAAGAAGCTGGAATCGCAAATCGAATCACTTGAGCAAAAGCTGATGCGCCATGCGACACCGGAAGAAGTTGCGGCACATATGAATTTGCCGGTCGAAGAAGTGTACCAAACTTTCCAGGAGCATTTTTTCTCGAATGTGCTGTCCATCAATGAACAGCTGGATCAGGAAGAATCGGAAGGCAAGTCCTTTGTTATCCGTGATGACAATACGAAAACACCCGAGCAGCAAACCGTTCATGTAGAGCTATTAGGCGATCTGGCTGAAAATATTAAAAAGCTGAATGAAAAAGAACAGCTTGTCATCAGTTTATTTTACTCGGAAGAATTAACATTAACAGAAATCGGCGAAATACTGGAACTGTCGACATCAAGAATTTCGCAAATCCACTCTAAAGCATTGTTTAAATTACGTAAATTATTGTCTTCGGAAATGATCAATACGTAA
- a CDS encoding RNA polymerase subunit sigma encodes MSLKGLELQIAIPKTFEAGKIADQRQQNTILQQMHANEALNRELERKQLSVNETEHLNAVNDKDQEKASQNGEEPMQEHKKNKEQLDQKVQHPFKGNLFDFSG; translated from the coding sequence ATGAGCTTAAAGGGACTGGAATTGCAGATTGCGATTCCAAAAACATTTGAGGCAGGCAAAATTGCGGATCAGCGTCAACAAAATACAATCCTGCAGCAAATGCATGCAAACGAAGCATTGAACAGGGAACTGGAACGCAAACAATTATCCGTCAATGAAACAGAGCATCTGAACGCAGTCAATGATAAGGATCAGGAAAAAGCTTCCCAAAACGGGGAAGAGCCAATGCAGGAACACAAGAAAAATAAGGAACAGCTAGATCAGAAAGTGCAGCACCCGTTTAAAGGGAATCTTTTTGATTTTAGTGGCTAG
- the rpsB gene encoding 30S ribosomal protein S2: MSVISMKQLLEAGVHFGHQTRRWNPKMKKYIFVERNGIYIIDLQKTVKKLEEAYDFMRQVGQDGGKVLFVGTKKQAQEAIKEEAERSGNYYINQRWLGGTLTNFGTIQKRVQRMKDIEKMEEDGTFAVLPKKEVIQLKKEHERLVKFLGGIRDMKAIPDVMFVVDPRKERIAVAEAIKLNIPLVGIVDTNCDPDEIDYVIPANDDAIRAVKLLTAKMADALLEAKQGEEEAPAVEEATAE, translated from the coding sequence ATGTCAGTAATTTCAATGAAACAATTACTAGAAGCTGGTGTACATTTCGGTCACCAAACTCGCCGTTGGAACCCAAAAATGAAGAAATATATCTTCGTAGAGCGTAACGGTATCTACATTATCGATTTACAAAAAACAGTTAAAAAATTAGAAGAAGCATACGATTTTATGCGTCAAGTTGGTCAAGACGGTGGTAAAGTTTTATTCGTAGGTACGAAAAAACAAGCACAAGAAGCGATCAAAGAAGAAGCTGAACGTTCTGGTAACTACTACATCAACCAACGTTGGTTAGGTGGTACTTTAACAAACTTCGGTACTATTCAAAAACGTGTACAACGTATGAAAGATATCGAAAAAATGGAAGAAGACGGTACTTTCGCTGTACTTCCTAAAAAAGAAGTAATCCAACTTAAAAAAGAGCACGAGCGCTTAGTTAAATTCTTAGGCGGTATCCGTGATATGAAAGCTATTCCGGACGTAATGTTCGTTGTAGACCCTCGTAAAGAGCGTATCGCAGTTGCAGAAGCAATCAAATTAAACATCCCTCTAGTTGGTATCGTAGACACTAACTGTGATCCAGATGAAATTGATTACGTAATCCCTGCAAACGACGATGCTATCCGCGCGGTTAAATTATTAACTGCTAAAATGGCTGACGCTTTATTAGAAGCTAAACAAGGTGAAGAAGAAGCTCCTGCAGTAGAAGAAGCTACAGCTGAGTAA
- the tsf gene encoding translation elongation factor Ts encodes MANITAQLVKELREKTGAGMMDCKKALVSTEGDIDAAIDFLREKGLAAAGKKADRIAAEGTTYILENGNEAILLEVNAETDFVAKNDKFQILVSSLAEQLLSAKPESVEAALELEKDGVKIADQISTATATIGEKISLRRFEIKTKTDADAFGSYLHMGGRIGVLVVLEGSTDAAAAKDIAMHIAAINPTYISRDEVSADEVERERKVLTEQALNEGKPENIVAKMVEGRLGKYFEDVCLLDQAFVKNSDQKVRDFVNSLNATVTSFTRYAVGEGIEKREDNFAEEVMSQVKGN; translated from the coding sequence ATGGCAAACATTACTGCACAATTAGTAAAAGAATTACGCGAAAAAACAGGCGCAGGTATGATGGACTGTAAAAAAGCATTAGTATCAACAGAAGGTGACATCGATGCTGCAATCGATTTCCTACGTGAAAAAGGTTTAGCTGCTGCTGGCAAAAAAGCTGACCGTATCGCTGCTGAAGGTACAACTTACATTTTAGAAAACGGTAATGAAGCGATTCTTTTAGAAGTAAACGCTGAAACAGACTTCGTTGCGAAAAACGACAAGTTCCAAATTTTAGTTTCTTCTTTAGCAGAGCAATTATTATCTGCTAAACCAGAATCAGTAGAAGCTGCTTTAGAATTAGAAAAAGACGGCGTGAAAATCGCTGACCAAATTTCTACAGCTACAGCTACAATCGGTGAAAAAATCTCATTACGTCGTTTCGAAATCAAAACAAAAACTGATGCAGATGCATTCGGTTCTTACTTACACATGGGCGGACGTATTGGTGTATTAGTAGTTCTTGAAGGTTCTACTGACGCTGCTGCTGCAAAAGATATCGCTATGCATATCGCTGCAATCAACCCAACTTACATTTCTCGTGACGAAGTTTCTGCTGACGAAGTTGAACGTGAGCGCAAAGTATTAACTGAGCAAGCGTTAAACGAAGGTAAACCAGAAAACATCGTAGCGAAAATGGTAGAAGGCCGTCTTGGTAAATACTTCGAAGACGTATGCTTATTAGACCAAGCTTTCGTTAAGAACTCAGATCAAAAAGTACGCGACTTCGTAAACTCATTAAATGCTACTGTAACAAGCTTCACTCGTTATGCTGTTGGTGAAGGTATCGAGAAGCGTGAAGATAACTTCGCTGAAGAAGTAATGAGCCAAGTTAAAGGTAACTAA
- the pyrH gene encoding UMP kinase — MGVSEYKRVVIKLSGEALAGELGFGFSPDVIKSIAAEIKEVIDLGVEVALVVGGGNIWRGKIGAEMGMERANADYMGMLGTVMNALALQDSLENLGVPTRVQSSIVMTQVAEPYIRRKAVRHLEKARVVIFAAGTGNPYFSTDTTAALRAAEINADAILMAKNNVDGVYSADPKLDSEAVKYDTLTYLDVIQQGLQVMDSTASTLCMDNDIKLVVFNLSEPGNIKRAALGEKIGTVVRRDA; from the coding sequence ATGGGTGTGTCAGAGTACAAACGAGTAGTTATTAAACTTAGCGGGGAAGCATTAGCTGGAGAATTAGGCTTCGGTTTCTCACCGGATGTTATTAAATCGATCGCTGCAGAAATTAAAGAAGTAATCGACTTAGGTGTAGAGGTCGCATTAGTTGTCGGCGGAGGCAACATTTGGCGCGGAAAAATCGGCGCTGAAATGGGAATGGAACGTGCCAATGCAGATTATATGGGTATGTTAGGAACAGTGATGAATGCACTTGCATTACAAGACTCACTGGAAAATCTGGGTGTTCCTACACGTGTTCAATCATCGATCGTTATGACACAAGTGGCAGAGCCATATATTCGACGTAAAGCAGTTCGTCATTTGGAAAAAGCACGTGTCGTAATCTTTGCTGCGGGAACAGGTAACCCATACTTCTCGACGGATACGACAGCAGCTTTACGTGCCGCAGAAATTAATGCAGATGCAATTTTAATGGCGAAAAATAATGTGGATGGCGTTTATTCGGCAGATCCAAAATTAGATTCTGAAGCAGTTAAGTATGACACACTTACGTATTTAGACGTTATTCAACAAGGTTTACAAGTAATGGATTCTACAGCTTCGACATTATGTATGGATAATGATATTAAGCTTGTCGTTTTCAACTTATCAGAACCAGGTAATATTAAACGTGCCGCATTAGGCGAAAAAATTGGAACAGTTGTTAGGAGAGATGCGTAA
- the frr gene encoding ribosome recycling factor translates to MTQQVLNQAKEKMTKSINAFSRELASIRAGVANASLLDRITVDYYGSPTPINQMAGISVPEARLLVIQPYDKSILGEIEKAIMRSDIGITPTNDGNVIRLAVPALTEERRKELVKQVKKESEDAKVAVRNVRRDANDDLKKLEKNGEITEDELRGFNDDIQKLTDSSIVKIEELVKEKEKEILTV, encoded by the coding sequence ATGACACAACAAGTATTAAATCAAGCAAAAGAAAAAATGACAAAATCAATTAATGCTTTCTCACGTGAATTAGCTTCAATTCGTGCAGGTGTAGCAAATGCTTCACTATTGGATCGTATTACGGTGGACTACTACGGTTCTCCAACGCCGATCAACCAAATGGCAGGTATTTCAGTACCGGAAGCACGCCTTTTAGTTATCCAGCCTTATGATAAATCAATCTTAGGCGAAATCGAAAAAGCAATTATGCGTTCAGATATCGGCATCACACCGACAAATGACGGAAATGTCATTCGTTTAGCTGTACCGGCATTAACTGAAGAGCGCCGTAAAGAATTAGTAAAACAGGTGAAAAAAGAATCAGAAGACGCAAAAGTAGCTGTACGTAACGTGCGCCGTGATGCAAACGATGACCTGAAAAAATTAGAAAAGAACGGTGAAATCACAGAAGACGAATTACGCGGCTTCAACGATGACATCCAAAAACTAACTGACAGCTCAATCGTTAAAATCGAGGAGTTAGTGAAAGAAAAAGAAAAAGAAATTTTAACAGTTTAA
- a CDS encoding isoprenyl transferase — MFKKLFGKNTNKEQSFGSENVDLVKGEDIPTHIAIIMDGNGRWAKKRSMPRVAGHHEGMKNVRKITRCACDLGVEVLTLYAFSTENWKRPKSEVEFLMRLPEQFLNSFLPELMERNIKVEMIGVMDSLPDYTQSALRKAMEATAGNTGLVLNFAMNYGGRAEIVMAMQQLLKEVEAGNLTIDELNEQHISQYVMTAHLPEPDLLIRTSGEVRISNFMLWQLAYTEFWFTDTHWPDFDEACLKEAISVYQNRNRRYGGLKGEGTN; from the coding sequence ATGTTTAAAAAACTTTTTGGGAAAAATACAAATAAAGAACAGTCATTCGGTAGTGAAAATGTGGACTTAGTTAAGGGAGAGGATATCCCTACCCATATTGCAATTATTATGGACGGAAATGGACGTTGGGCGAAAAAGCGTTCAATGCCACGAGTTGCAGGGCATCATGAAGGAATGAAAAACGTTCGAAAAATAACACGTTGCGCTTGTGATTTAGGAGTAGAAGTATTGACGCTCTATGCGTTTTCAACGGAAAACTGGAAGCGTCCTAAATCAGAAGTAGAATTTTTAATGCGTTTACCAGAGCAATTTTTAAATTCCTTTTTACCGGAGCTGATGGAGCGAAATATTAAAGTAGAAATGATTGGTGTGATGGATTCATTGCCAGACTATACACAATCTGCTTTAAGAAAGGCGATGGAAGCGACTGCAGGGAATACAGGATTAGTATTAAACTTTGCGATGAATTACGGTGGGCGTGCTGAAATTGTAATGGCGATGCAACAGCTTCTGAAAGAGGTAGAAGCAGGAAATCTTACAATTGATGAATTAAATGAACAACATATTTCCCAGTATGTAATGACGGCTCATTTACCTGAACCCGATTTATTAATTCGTACGAGTGGTGAAGTGCGCATAAGTAACTTTATGCTATGGCAGCTTGCCTATACGGAATTTTGGTTCACTGATACGCATTGGCCAGATTTTGATGAAGCATGTTTAAAAGAGGCAATCTCTGTGTATCAAAACCGTAACCGCCGTTATGGAGGGCTGAAAGGAGAAGGAACAAATTGA
- a CDS encoding phosphatidate cytidylyltransferase translates to MKQRIITGVIAAALFIPFVIYGGTPFAILMSIIAIIGFYELLKMKGISIASVPGIIGTLALLVLVVPNDWSLNIAEFFQYDSILMIVYGIAILLLIYIVLVKNKMTFDEIGFILLGALYVGLGFHYFIETRFIGLEYVVFVLLVVWTTDSGAYFVGRKLGKNKLWPEISPKKTVEGFVGGIVIAVIFAIAMQLIYPFASSWLQLIVVTIIASIIGQMGDLVESAIKRHYGVKDSGNILPGHGGILDRFDSLLFVVPLLHFLHFFS, encoded by the coding sequence TTGAAACAACGCATCATTACCGGAGTAATTGCTGCAGCATTATTTATTCCATTCGTAATTTATGGAGGAACACCATTTGCGATTTTAATGAGTATCATCGCAATCATTGGTTTCTATGAATTGCTGAAAATGAAAGGAATTTCAATTGCATCTGTTCCAGGTATTATTGGTACACTTGCATTATTAGTATTGGTTGTACCAAATGATTGGTCACTGAATATCGCTGAGTTTTTTCAATATGATTCAATATTGATGATCGTGTACGGAATCGCGATACTGTTATTGATTTATATTGTACTTGTAAAAAATAAAATGACGTTTGATGAAATTGGTTTTATATTGTTAGGGGCACTTTATGTTGGGCTTGGATTCCATTATTTTATCGAAACACGTTTTATCGGACTGGAATATGTCGTCTTTGTATTGTTAGTCGTATGGACTACAGATTCCGGTGCCTATTTTGTAGGACGTAAATTAGGGAAAAATAAATTATGGCCGGAAATTTCGCCGAAGAAAACAGTGGAAGGCTTTGTTGGCGGGATTGTTATTGCAGTTATTTTCGCAATTGCCATGCAGCTCATCTATCCTTTTGCATCAAGCTGGCTGCAATTAATCGTTGTGACAATAATTGCATCGATCATTGGACAAATGGGTGATTTAGTCGAATCGGCTATTAAACGTCATTATGGTGTAAAAGATTCAGGCAATATTCTTCCGGGACACGGCGGCATATTGGACCGTTTTGACAGTTTATTATTTGTCGTACCATTACTGCATTTTTTACATTTCTTTTCCTAG
- the dxr gene encoding 1-deoxy-D-xylulose-5-phosphate reductoisomerase — protein MKKISLLGATGSIGWQTFDILLANPNEFKLVAFSAGQNIEKSREIIKKLQPELVSMQTEEAAGALQKEFPHVSFTYGEKGLVDVATHPDSTVLINAVLGSVGLESTLAAIRMGKTIAIANKETLVTAGHLVMAEAKKYNAPILPVDSEHSAIFQSMNGENKKRIERIILTASGGSFRDRTRDELVGVTVKDALNHPNWSMGAKITIDSATMMNKGLEVIEAHVLFDMPYDNIDVLLHRESIIHSMVEYEDTSVIAQLGTPDMRVPIQYALSYPDRLPLANGQRLNLAQIGQLHFKEVDFDRFRALKLAYDAGRMGGTILTAMNAANEAAVALFLQEKITFLEIEECIERIMNSHNNIALPDLATILHVDSETRKTVASMVK, from the coding sequence GTGAAAAAAATTAGTTTATTAGGTGCAACAGGTTCCATCGGATGGCAAACCTTTGATATTTTACTTGCGAATCCGAATGAATTTAAGCTTGTTGCATTTTCAGCCGGACAAAATATTGAAAAGTCCCGCGAAATTATAAAAAAACTTCAACCAGAATTAGTTTCAATGCAAACAGAGGAAGCGGCAGGCGCTTTACAAAAAGAATTCCCGCATGTTTCCTTTACATATGGCGAAAAGGGATTGGTCGATGTAGCGACACATCCGGATTCGACAGTGCTTATCAATGCAGTATTAGGCAGCGTTGGACTGGAGTCGACACTTGCTGCGATCCGTATGGGAAAAACGATTGCCATTGCTAACAAAGAAACACTTGTAACAGCAGGCCATCTTGTAATGGCAGAAGCGAAAAAATACAATGCCCCGATCTTACCGGTGGACAGTGAGCATTCAGCTATTTTCCAATCGATGAATGGCGAAAACAAAAAGCGTATCGAGCGCATTATTTTAACGGCATCCGGTGGTTCATTCCGCGATAGAACAAGGGATGAGCTAGTAGGTGTAACAGTTAAAGACGCTCTAAATCATCCGAACTGGTCAATGGGAGCCAAAATTACGATTGACTCAGCAACCATGATGAATAAAGGGCTTGAAGTTATTGAGGCACATGTACTGTTTGATATGCCTTATGACAACATCGACGTATTGCTGCACCGTGAAAGCATCATTCACTCGATGGTGGAATATGAAGATACAAGTGTCATCGCACAGCTCGGTACGCCGGATATGCGTGTACCGATTCAATATGCACTTAGCTACCCGGACCGTTTACCGCTAGCAAATGGCCAACGTTTAAATTTGGCCCAAATTGGACAGCTTCATTTTAAGGAAGTGGATTTTGACCGTTTCCGCGCATTAAAGCTTGCTTATGATGCAGGACGTATGGGCGGGACAATCTTAACGGCAATGAACGCGGCAAACGAAGCAGCCGTTGCATTGTTTTTACAAGAAAAAATTACTTTTTTAGAAATTGAAGAATGTATTGAGCGAATTATGAATAGTCATAACAATATCGCTTTGCCAGATTTAGCAACTATTTTACATGTAGACAGTGAAACGAGAAAAACAGTCGCAAGCATGGTAAAATAG
- the rseP gene encoding RIP metalloprotease RseP, whose translation MQTVIAFILIFGSLVFFHELGHFLFAKKAGIMVREFAIGMGPKIFGMTKGETVYTLRLLPIGGYVRMAGEDTDTVELQPGYRVALITNEENIVEKIILNQKTHYQNVIFLEVERADLERELWIEGYDEDDQFIRYNVSRTASIVENGTEQMIAPLDRQFNSKSVGARAMAIFAGPLFNFILAFFIFLIIGLIQGIPSDEPIIAEVVDDSVASSAGLVDGDKVVKVNGQSISTWEQLSEQIFNNPNKAVTFEVERETGNEIIELTPKAVEQEGGQPYGQIGVMRSIEKNPIQAVVYGVEETYNMIITIGTLVGKLVTGQFSIDALSGPVGIYKTTETVVTFGLYNILYFAAMLSVNLGIMNLLPLPALDGGRLLFFAVEAVRGKPIDRQKEGMVHFVGILLLMILMVVVTWNDIQRFFF comes from the coding sequence ATGCAAACAGTTATAGCCTTTATTTTAATTTTTGGCTCACTCGTTTTTTTCCATGAGCTAGGTCACTTCTTATTTGCAAAGAAAGCAGGCATTATGGTGCGTGAATTTGCGATTGGTATGGGACCGAAGATTTTTGGGATGACGAAAGGTGAAACAGTCTATACGCTACGATTATTACCGATTGGCGGTTATGTAAGAATGGCCGGCGAAGATACCGATACGGTAGAACTGCAGCCTGGTTACCGCGTAGCTTTAATAACGAACGAAGAAAATATTGTAGAAAAAATCATTCTCAACCAAAAAACACATTACCAAAACGTCATCTTTTTAGAAGTAGAGCGTGCGGATTTAGAACGTGAACTTTGGATTGAAGGTTACGATGAGGATGACCAGTTCATTCGCTACAATGTATCACGTACAGCAAGCATCGTTGAAAATGGTACGGAGCAGATGATTGCGCCGCTTGATCGCCAATTTAATTCGAAATCTGTTGGCGCTCGTGCGATGGCGATTTTCGCAGGTCCATTATTCAACTTTATTTTAGCGTTTTTCATCTTCCTGATAATCGGGCTTATTCAAGGGATTCCTTCAGATGAACCGATTATTGCCGAAGTTGTGGACGATTCTGTTGCGAGCAGTGCTGGATTGGTCGATGGCGATAAAGTTGTCAAGGTGAACGGACAGTCGATTTCAACTTGGGAGCAATTATCAGAACAAATTTTCAATAACCCGAACAAAGCCGTAACATTCGAAGTTGAACGTGAAACGGGCAATGAAATAATTGAACTTACACCGAAAGCTGTGGAACAAGAAGGTGGCCAACCGTACGGACAAATCGGTGTTATGCGCTCCATTGAAAAAAATCCAATACAAGCCGTAGTGTATGGTGTGGAAGAAACGTATAACATGATTATTACGATCGGAACACTTGTCGGAAAACTGGTTACCGGCCAATTCTCGATTGATGCATTATCAGGCCCGGTAGGAATTTATAAAACAACTGAAACAGTTGTCACTTTCGGTTTATATAATATTCTATACTTTGCGGCAATGCTGAGCGTCAACTTAGGGATTATGAACTTGTTACCATTACCAGCACTTGATGGTGGCCGTTTACTTTTCTTCGCTGTGGAAGCAGTAAGAGGAAAACCGATCGACCGCCAAAAAGAAGGTATGG